Proteins encoded together in one Deinococcus aestuarii window:
- a CDS encoding MFS transporter, with the protein MTASSPDKAPILFLLITAFLFATGISLVFPVLPYIVARYVPQVSQQAAMVGLLGAAYAFVSFFSAPVLGALSDAYGRRPVLILSLVGSAIGYVIFGIGGSLGMLFVGRVIDGLCAGGLGALFGSVADTTPGEERGRVFGQIGATVGAGFIIGPAMGGLASQLSLSAPMFLAAGVSLLNVLWGLFVLPESLPAHRRSRHFGAPHLNPLRQLSGALAYPVVRRLVTVSVLFALPLSIMQVTVALLGRDTLGWGPSQASTLFILVGLSDIVAQGFLLPHLIRLLGERGVAVLGLSLGCAGMIGLALLPALPHAALMYGSTLAFAVGEGIFTASQNALISIATPADAQGQVQGGAEAFGSLAQVVGPLGGGQLYSRLGPGATYGTVAALGLAALGLLIGQRPLAGRPSSEIPGV; encoded by the coding sequence ATGACGGCATCTTCCCCCGACAAGGCGCCCATCCTCTTCCTGCTGATCACCGCTTTTCTCTTCGCCACCGGGATCAGCCTGGTGTTTCCGGTGCTGCCGTACATCGTCGCCCGGTACGTGCCGCAAGTCTCCCAGCAAGCGGCCATGGTCGGGCTGCTGGGCGCGGCCTACGCCTTCGTTTCCTTCTTCTCGGCCCCGGTGCTGGGTGCGCTCAGCGACGCTTACGGGCGGCGTCCGGTGCTGATCCTGAGCCTCGTGGGTTCGGCCATCGGCTACGTCATCTTCGGCATCGGCGGCAGCCTGGGGATGCTGTTCGTGGGCCGCGTCATCGACGGGCTGTGCGCGGGCGGCCTGGGGGCGCTGTTCGGCTCCGTGGCCGATACCACCCCCGGGGAGGAGCGCGGCAGGGTTTTCGGGCAGATCGGCGCGACGGTGGGGGCGGGGTTCATCATCGGTCCGGCGATGGGCGGTCTGGCCTCGCAGCTCAGCCTCAGCGCGCCGATGTTCCTGGCGGCGGGCGTGTCGCTCCTGAACGTCCTGTGGGGCCTGTTCGTGCTGCCGGAAAGCCTGCCCGCCCACCGGCGCAGCAGGCACTTCGGCGCCCCGCACCTCAACCCCCTGAGGCAACTCTCCGGCGCCCTGGCCTACCCGGTGGTGCGGCGGCTGGTCACGGTCAGCGTGCTGTTCGCCCTGCCGCTGTCCATCATGCAGGTGACGGTGGCGCTGCTGGGCCGCGACACGCTCGGTTGGGGGCCGTCCCAGGCCAGCACGCTGTTTATCCTGGTGGGCCTCAGCGACATCGTGGCGCAGGGGTTCTTGTTGCCGCATCTGATTCGGCTGCTCGGGGAACGCGGCGTGGCCGTGCTGGGCCTCTCGCTGGGCTGCGCCGGGATGATCGGCCTGGCGCTGCTGCCCGCCCTCCCACACGCCGCCCTGATGTACGGCAGCACCCTGGCCTTTGCCGTGGGCGAGGGGATTTTCACGGCCTCGCAAAACGCCCTGATCTCCATCGCCACCCCCGCCGACGCCCAGGGCCAGGTGCAGGGCGGGGCCGAGGCGTTCGGGTCACTGGCCCAGGTGGTGGGGCCGCTGGGCGGCGGGCAGCTCTACTCGCGCCTCGGCCCCGGCGCGACCTACGGCACGGTGGCCGCGTTGGGGCTGGCGGCGCTGGGGCTGCTGATTGGGCAAAGGCCGCTGGCCGGGCGCCCTTCCTCGGAGATTCCCGGCGTCTAG
- a CDS encoding MFS transporter codes for MHPPQTLWNRNFILWLLGSAGSQLGAALASIALSFLVLHQTGSAGRMAQTLALSLAPFVLMPFAGALVDRVNLKVPLIAANVVRGLLQLTVGGLSLAWGEVPLWVVNGAALLAGLATVFAQPASSAAVPGLVPGGELARANGLLGSVNQGLWLLGTLAGGWVVSRWSPALAILLDGVGFLAFAALLTGVRLPPRPAAGPGAGVLAEVRAGLRLMRRSKVLSFVPVIGFVLNAALAPVTVILPKLMETLGTGARGYGVYLALESAGMLLAGALIAVLGRRLPPRTGTAAGFVVVTVAYAGMWWAPVFPALLACALVLGFGISLLNTPLTTLMQQLVPAAYLGRVFAVLGAASSLGMPLALAAVSPLVDRLPVTLWFALCAGMMALGTLAWVAVVRAERGTAGPDVSPEVTSVPS; via the coding sequence ATGCACCCGCCGCAGACGCTCTGGAACCGCAACTTCATCCTGTGGCTGCTCGGCTCGGCGGGGTCGCAGCTCGGCGCGGCGCTGGCGTCCATCGCGCTGAGTTTTCTGGTGTTGCACCAGACCGGCTCGGCGGGCCGCATGGCGCAGACGCTGGCCCTGAGCCTCGCGCCCTTCGTGTTGATGCCCTTCGCGGGGGCGCTGGTGGACCGGGTGAACCTGAAGGTGCCCCTGATCGCCGCCAACGTCGTGCGCGGTCTGCTGCAACTCACGGTCGGCGGGTTGAGTCTGGCCTGGGGCGAGGTGCCGTTGTGGGTGGTGAACGGGGCGGCGCTCCTCGCCGGGCTGGCGACCGTCTTTGCCCAGCCTGCCAGCAGCGCGGCGGTGCCGGGCCTGGTGCCGGGGGGCGAACTGGCGCGGGCGAACGGCCTGCTGGGCAGCGTGAATCAGGGCCTGTGGTTGCTGGGCACGCTGGCGGGCGGCTGGGTCGTCTCGCGCTGGTCCCCGGCGCTGGCGATCCTGCTGGACGGCGTGGGCTTTCTGGCCTTCGCGGCGCTGCTGACCGGGGTGCGCCTGCCGCCGCGTCCCGCCGCCGGGCCGGGTGCGGGCGTGCTGGCCGAGGTGCGGGCGGGCCTGCGGCTGATGCGGCGCTCGAAGGTGCTGAGCTTCGTGCCCGTCATCGGCTTCGTGCTGAACGCGGCGCTGGCCCCGGTGACGGTGATCCTGCCCAAGCTGATGGAGACGCTGGGGACGGGCGCGCGGGGCTACGGCGTCTACCTCGCCCTGGAAAGTGCGGGGATGCTGCTGGCCGGGGCCCTGATCGCCGTGCTGGGGCGGAGGTTGCCCCCACGCACGGGCACCGCCGCCGGATTCGTCGTCGTGACCGTGGCCTACGCGGGGATGTGGTGGGCGCCCGTCTTTCCCGCCTTGCTCGCCTGCGCCCTGGTCCTGGGCTTCGGGATCAGCCTGCTCAACACGCCGCTGACCACGCTGATGCAGCAACTGGTCCCCGCCGCCTACCTGGGCCGGGTGTTCGCGGTGCTGGGGGCCGCGTCGTCGCTGGGAATGCCGCTGGCGCTGGCCGCCGTGTCGCCGCTGGTGGACCGGCTGCCCGTGACCCTGTGGTTCGCCCTCTGTGCCGGGATGATGGCCCTGGGAACGCTGGCCTGGGTGGCGGTGGTCCGTGCCGAGCGGGGGACGGCGGGCCCGGACGTGTCCCCGGAAGTGACCTCCGTCCCCTCCTGA
- a CDS encoding winged helix-turn-helix domain-containing protein has translation MTGESVRVANGVQAALLLDVGLRPLLDLLIRSPRSVGEVASELRLKVQRAHYLVGKLERAGVAEVVEVCPRTGRPVKRYAVPPRWFIPYEATGAETLEAFLDGQILPRVERFTHLGVGLLRELDDCWGFWLEQGEEGSNLSMGTPTRKGYELFGGDEPFLLNIGGLRLTREQAGEFKRRLLAVMEEFQTQDDPDAPTHTVALMLVRGDVG, from the coding sequence ATGACGGGGGAGTCCGTGAGGGTGGCGAACGGGGTGCAGGCCGCCCTCCTGCTCGATGTGGGGTTGCGCCCGCTGCTGGACCTGCTGATCCGGAGCCCGCGCTCGGTGGGCGAGGTGGCGTCGGAGTTGAGGTTGAAGGTGCAGCGCGCCCACTACCTCGTCGGCAAGCTGGAAAGGGCGGGTGTGGCGGAAGTGGTCGAAGTTTGCCCCCGGACCGGGCGGCCAGTCAAACGGTATGCCGTCCCACCGCGCTGGTTCATCCCCTACGAGGCGACGGGCGCGGAAACGCTGGAAGCTTTTCTCGACGGACAGATTCTGCCCCGGGTGGAGCGGTTCACCCACCTGGGCGTGGGGCTGCTGCGCGAGCTGGACGACTGCTGGGGCTTCTGGCTGGAACAGGGGGAGGAGGGAAGCAACCTCAGCATGGGCACGCCCACCCGGAAGGGCTACGAACTGTTCGGCGGGGACGAGCCCTTCCTCCTGAACATCGGGGGCCTGCGCCTCACCCGCGAGCAGGCGGGCGAATTCAAGCGCAGGCTCCTGGCCGTGATGGAGGAATTCCAGACCCAGGATGACCCGGACGCGCCCACCCACACCGTCGCCCTGATGCTCGTGCGCGGCGACGTGGGATGA
- a CDS encoding YpdA family putative bacillithiol disulfide reductase: MSELLDVAIVGAGPVGLAAAIACKRAGLSYVVLEKGCVVNAIFEYPTYMTFFTTAPELEIGNHPMVTGHDKPDRRDALMYYRLVTQREELNVRQYTEVGRVHAAPAGFTLEIEAQDGTPGVVEARRVVVATGYYDNPVHLGIPGEDSENVSHYYTEAHPFMGLNVTVIGAGNSAADAALDLWRGGANVTMVVRAPELKSTIKYWVRPDLENRIKEGSIAAHFNSRVVEIHPDHVLVQWQDGTTFRLPTHFTFALTGYRPDLSFLAGLNLATQPDECLVLSEHYESSVPGLFVVGSAGFAGKTNQVFIENGRHHAVAAVAEIVRQLGDVREPAALAR; encoded by the coding sequence ATGAGTGAACTCCTCGACGTTGCCATCGTGGGGGCCGGGCCGGTGGGCCTCGCCGCCGCCATCGCCTGCAAGCGGGCAGGTTTGAGCTATGTGGTCCTCGAAAAGGGCTGCGTGGTGAACGCCATCTTCGAGTACCCGACCTACATGACCTTTTTCACCACGGCGCCGGAACTGGAGATCGGCAATCACCCGATGGTGACGGGCCACGACAAGCCCGACCGCCGCGACGCCCTGATGTACTACCGCCTCGTCACCCAGCGCGAGGAGTTGAACGTCCGGCAGTACACGGAGGTGGGGCGGGTCCACGCGGCCCCGGCGGGCTTCACCCTGGAGATCGAGGCGCAGGACGGCACGCCGGGGGTGGTGGAGGCGCGGCGGGTGGTCGTGGCGACTGGCTACTACGACAACCCCGTCCACCTCGGCATCCCCGGCGAGGACAGCGAGAACGTCAGCCACTACTACACGGAGGCGCACCCCTTCATGGGCCTGAACGTCACCGTGATCGGGGCGGGCAACTCCGCCGCCGACGCGGCCCTCGACCTGTGGCGCGGGGGGGCGAACGTGACGATGGTGGTGCGGGCGCCCGAACTCAAGAGCACGATCAAGTATTGGGTGCGCCCCGACCTCGAAAACCGCATCAAGGAAGGCAGCATCGCCGCGCACTTCAACTCGCGGGTCGTCGAGATTCACCCCGATCACGTCCTCGTGCAGTGGCAGGACGGCACGACCTTCCGGCTGCCCACCCACTTCACCTTCGCGCTGACGGGCTACCGCCCCGACCTCTCCTTCCTGGCGGGCCTGAACCTCGCCACCCAGCCCGACGAGTGCCTGGTGCTCAGCGAGCACTACGAGAGCAGCGTCCCCGGCCTCTTCGTGGTCGGCTCGGCGGGCTTCGCGGGGAAGACGAATCAGGTCTTCATCGAGAACGGGCGGCATCACGCGGTGGCGGCGGTCGCTGAGATCGTCCGACAGCTCGGGGACGTGCGCGAGCCCGCCGCGCTGGCCCGCTGA
- a CDS encoding VanW family protein, with the protein MALFSRSAAVLVSVLLAGASAQTSLDIPALPLPSAPPSAPTTVPAPLPAPTPAPVPTPPTPAPVAPVQPPAPVPAPQPAPVPAPAPTVTPPAAPALSAPLLITVQAQWPALVDGKKTTVPFSRTLTLPGPRVAELRARGKITASLEADLRRFLAELPRQPQDARFENEWDGWAVVQRNGLTVDEARTRENVLAALKDPRGVKANVVVTGQTAPKRTLDYFLSRGITAHLGTGETNYYGSSPERVTNIHVGAVRFRDRLIENRVVSFNQIVGPVSAKGGFVPGLVIAGERTASGLGGGICQVSTTVFRTLYNAGLPVLERQNHSYQVHYYEPQGLDATIYQPFLDLKFANDTGGALWFQSEWNDEEARLAVHVFGKARDFTVEVGTPRVLKSTPAPADRVIRDASLAAGQRKQVDWAAPGAVMEVTRKFIRGGQTVRQDTLKSTYRPWPNIFLVGTRG; encoded by the coding sequence ATGGCCCTGTTTTCTAGGAGCGCCGCCGTCCTCGTGAGCGTGCTGCTGGCCGGAGCGTCGGCCCAGACGAGCCTCGACATCCCGGCGCTGCCTCTCCCGTCTGCCCCGCCCTCCGCGCCGACGACGGTTCCGGCACCCCTGCCCGCCCCCACCCCGGCCCCGGTGCCCACCCCGCCGACGCCCGCGCCCGTGGCCCCGGTCCAGCCCCCGGCGCCCGTCCCGGCTCCGCAACCCGCCCCCGTTCCGGCCCCCGCGCCGACGGTGACGCCGCCCGCCGCCCCGGCCCTGTCGGCGCCGCTGCTGATCACGGTGCAGGCGCAGTGGCCTGCGCTCGTGGACGGCAAGAAGACGACGGTGCCCTTCAGCCGCACGCTCACGCTGCCTGGGCCCCGTGTGGCGGAGTTGCGGGCGCGCGGCAAGATCACGGCGAGCCTGGAGGCCGACCTGCGCCGCTTCCTGGCCGAGTTGCCCCGCCAGCCGCAGGACGCGCGCTTCGAGAACGAGTGGGACGGCTGGGCGGTCGTTCAGCGCAACGGCCTGACGGTGGACGAGGCCAGGACGCGCGAGAACGTCCTCGCCGCCCTCAAGGACCCGCGTGGGGTAAAGGCGAACGTCGTGGTGACGGGACAGACCGCGCCCAAGCGGACGCTCGACTACTTCCTGTCACGCGGGATCACCGCCCACCTCGGCACGGGCGAGACGAACTACTACGGCAGCAGCCCCGAGCGGGTGACCAACATCCACGTCGGCGCCGTGCGTTTCCGTGACCGCCTGATCGAGAACAGGGTCGTCTCCTTCAACCAGATCGTCGGGCCGGTTAGCGCGAAAGGGGGCTTCGTGCCCGGGCTCGTCATCGCCGGGGAGCGCACCGCGAGCGGGCTGGGCGGCGGCATCTGCCAGGTCAGCACGACCGTGTTCCGCACCCTCTACAACGCGGGCCTGCCCGTGCTGGAGCGCCAGAACCACTCCTATCAGGTCCACTACTACGAGCCGCAGGGTCTCGACGCCACGATCTACCAGCCCTTCCTCGACCTCAAGTTCGCCAACGACACGGGCGGCGCGCTGTGGTTCCAGAGCGAGTGGAACGACGAGGAGGCCCGCCTCGCGGTTCACGTCTTCGGCAAGGCGCGCGATTTCACGGTGGAGGTCGGCACCCCGCGCGTCCTGAAGAGCACGCCCGCCCCCGCCGACCGGGTGATCCGCGACGCCAGCCTGGCCGCCGGGCAACGCAAGCAGGTCGACTGGGCCGCCCCCGGCGCCGTGATGGAGGTCACCCGCAAGTTCATTCGGGGCGGGCAGACCGTCCGGCAGGACACCTTGAAGAGTACCTACCGGCCCTGGCCGAACATCTTCCTCGTCGGCACGCGGGGCTGA